The Arthrobacter zhaoxinii sequence CACTCGGGGTGACGATCACGGTGTTCTTGCCCGAGGTTTCGGCCAGGAGCGGCAGATCGGGGCGGAAGGAGCGGAACAGTTCGGCGGTCTCGTAGCCGCCGGTCAGGATCACGCGGTCCACGGCCGGGTGGGAAATCAGCTGGCGGCCGAGTTCCTTTTCACCCAGCTGGACGAGCTGCAGGACGTCGCGCGGAACGCCGGCTTCCCAGAGGGCTTCCACCATGACCGCACCGCTGCGGGCGGACTGGCGGGCGGGCTTGATAACGACGGCGGACCCGGCGGCCAGCGCCGCAAGGGTCGAGCCTGCCGGGATGGCTACCGGGAAGTTCCACGGCGGGGTGACCACGGTCAGGCGGGCCGGGACGAAGCGGGCGCCCTCCACGGTGTCGAGTTCGCGGGCGAGCTCGGCGTAGTAATGCGCGAAGTCGATGGCTTCGGAGACCTCGGGGTCCGACTGGTCCAGGGTCTTGCCGGTTTCGGCGGCCATGACCTCCATCAGATCGGCACGGCGTGCCTCGAGGACTTCGCCCGCGCGGTGCAGGACCTCGGCGCGTTCGGCACCGCTGAGTGCACCCCAGGCCTTGCTCTTGGTGACGGCGGTGTTGATGACGGCGTCGAGCTCCGCCTCGTTGCTCACGGCGGCCGCGGCGACGGCGGCCTTGCCCAGTTCGGACCCGGGGACGCGGGCGAGGATGCCGCGGCCCCAGGCCTGGTTTGCGGGCAGCGACGGATCGCTGTCCGGGGTGTTGTCGAAGCTGTCCGTGGCCGCGGCCACGGCGGGGAGGTTCCGGTCCTGCACACGGTGCGGGGCAGGAACGGCGGTGTCCAGGTTCTCCAGCGAAGCCAGGAAGCGCAGTTTCTCGCGTTCGAACAATGCCTCGTTGTCGGCCAGTTCAAACACGGCGGACATGAAGTTCTCCGAGCTGGCGCCTTCCTCCAGCCGGCGGATCAGGTAGGCAATGGCAACGTCGAATTCCGCCGGGTGCACCACCGGGGTGTAGAGCAGCAGGCTGCCGACGTCGCGGCGCACCACCTCGGCCTGGCCCGCGGCCATGCCCAGCAGCATTTCGAATTCGATGCCGTCCCGCACGCCGCGTTCCCCGGCCAGCAGCCAGGCGAACGCGACGTCGAACAGGTTGTGTCCGGCAACGCCGATCCGCACGTTCTTGATGCGGTCCGGATGCAGGGCGTAGTTGATGACGCGCTTGTAGTTGGTGTCGCTGTCCGCCTTGGTGTGCCAGGTGGCCAGCGGCCAGCCGTGCAGGGAGGCTTCGACCTGTTCCATGGGCAGGTTGGCGCCCTTGACCACGCGGACCTTGATGGCGGCACCGCCGTCGGCGCGGCGGGCGGCAGCGAATTCCTGCAGGCGCACCATGGCCGAGAGGGCGTCCGGGAGATAGGCCTGAAGCACGATGCCGGCTTCCAGGTCTTTGAACTCAGGCTGCGAGAGGATCCCGGTGAAGACCGCCATGGTCATCTCCAGGTCCTTGTACTCCTCCATGTCCAGGTTGATGAACTTCTTCACCGGGGACTGCGCGGCGCGGCGGAAGAGCGGGGTGAGGGAGTCGATGACGTGCTGCACGGCCTCGTTGAATGCCCACGGGGAGTGCGGGGCCACGGTGGAGGAGACCTTGATGGAGACGTAGTCGACGTCGTCGCGGGCCAGGAGGGCGTGGGTGCCTTCCAGACGGCGGGCTGCCTCGTGCTGGCCGAGGACGGCCTCGCCGAGGAGGTTCATGTTCAGCCGGGTGTTGTCCTTGCGGATGCCCGCGATGGCCTTGCCGAGCTTGGCGTCGGTGGCGTCAACGATGAGGTGGCCGACCATTTCGCGCAGCACCTTGCGGGCGGCGGGGATGACCACCTGCGGCACAACCGGTCCGAGGATGCCGCCGGCACGCACGGCGGCACGCATGTACCAGGGCAGGAATCCGGGCACACGGGGGGCCAGGGCGGCGAGGTTGCGGGCGGCGACGCGGATATCTTCGGGGCGCACAACGCCGTCGACGAAGCCCACGGTGAAGCCCAGACCGTCCGGGTCCTTGAGGACCCCGGCCAGCTGGGCGGCGGACGCGTCCACGGGCACGGCAGCTGCCTCGGTCAGCCAGCGGCGGACAAGGGCGACGGACTGCTCTGCCAGCTCGGCGCTGGGGGCGGCGTCGGCGGTGGCGCGGTCCTCATAGGTGTCGGTCATGACTTGGTGCTCTTTTCATCTAACAGGTGGTTATCCCCCGGGGGTACTGATCCAGTATCCGCTTGTAGTTCAATTAGATAAAGCGATCTTTTCCAACCAATACAGGTTGGCTCTCCTTATCAATTCGAAGGACGTCCCGCGTGCTTGATATCCGCCGCCTTCGGCTGCTGCATGAACTGAAAGTCCGGGGCACGCTGGCGTCCGTTGCCACGGCATTGAATTTCAGTCCGTCCTCGGTGTCGCAGCAGCTGGCCCTGCTGGAAAAGGAGGTGGGGGTGCCGCTGCTGCGCAAGACCGGGCGGCGGGTCACGCTCACTCCGCAGGCCGAGATCCTGGTGGAGCACGCGGCCGGCATCCTGGATGCCATGGAGCGGGCCGAAGCTGGTCTGGCCGAGTCCCTGATCACCGTGACGGGAACGGTCCGGCTGGCTGTCTTCCAGTCCGCGGCTCTGGCCCTGATGCCGGATGCCCTGACCATCCTTGGCCGGGATTATCCGGAGGTGCGGATCGAAATGACCCAGCGCGAACCGGAAACCGCCCTCTATGAAACCTGGGCCCGGGATTTCGACCTGGTGATTGCCGAACAGTACCCCGGGCACGCGGCGCCCAGGCATCCCGGGCTGGACCGGGTGCAGCTCACCACGGATGCCATCCATCTGGCGGTGCCTGCCGGGGAGTTGGGCGGCGGCGAGGTCCGGTCCATCGCAGACACCGCATCCCGTGCCTGGGTGATGGAACCCCGCGGCGCCGCCTCGCGGCACTGGGCCGAGCAGGCGTGCCGGCAGGCGGGGTTCGAGCCGGATGTTCGGTAT is a genomic window containing:
- a CDS encoding bifunctional proline dehydrogenase/L-glutamate gamma-semialdehyde dehydrogenase — translated: MTDTYEDRATADAAPSAELAEQSVALVRRWLTEAAAVPVDASAAQLAGVLKDPDGLGFTVGFVDGVVRPEDIRVAARNLAALAPRVPGFLPWYMRAAVRAGGILGPVVPQVVIPAARKVLREMVGHLIVDATDAKLGKAIAGIRKDNTRLNMNLLGEAVLGQHEAARRLEGTHALLARDDVDYVSIKVSSTVAPHSPWAFNEAVQHVIDSLTPLFRRAAQSPVKKFINLDMEEYKDLEMTMAVFTGILSQPEFKDLEAGIVLQAYLPDALSAMVRLQEFAAARRADGGAAIKVRVVKGANLPMEQVEASLHGWPLATWHTKADSDTNYKRVINYALHPDRIKNVRIGVAGHNLFDVAFAWLLAGERGVRDGIEFEMLLGMAAGQAEVVRRDVGSLLLYTPVVHPAEFDVAIAYLIRRLEEGASSENFMSAVFELADNEALFEREKLRFLASLENLDTAVPAPHRVQDRNLPAVAAATDSFDNTPDSDPSLPANQAWGRGILARVPGSELGKAAVAAAAVSNEAELDAVINTAVTKSKAWGALSGAERAEVLHRAGEVLEARRADLMEVMAAETGKTLDQSDPEVSEAIDFAHYYAELARELDTVEGARFVPARLTVVTPPWNFPVAIPAGSTLAALAAGSAVVIKPARQSARSGAVMVEALWEAGVPRDVLQLVQLGEKELGRQLISHPAVDRVILTGGYETAELFRSFRPDLPLLAETSGKNTVIVTPSADFDLAARDVAASAFGHAGQKCSAASLVILVGSVARSQRFRNQLVDAVQSLKVGYPEDPTTQMGPVIEPAAGKLLRGLTELGEGETWLLKPEQLDESGRLWSPGIRTGVRRGSEYHLTEYFGPILGVMTAATLEEAIDMANDIDYGLTAGLHSLEPAEMDVWLNRISAGNLYVNRGITGAIVRRQPFGGWKKSAVGAGTKAGGPNYLIGLGNWEAVNGTSEAAVELPAAAPAARLVAAAESAGSVFTADDAAFLRRAANSDARAWNSEFGTAKDVSALSAERNVFRYVPVPVTVRLAEGQPAARLVRVLAAALTAGSNVSVSAAVDLPAGVRAVLTELGLEFRVQDDAAWLASAASLTSGRVRLIGGSAPALAEATGGTPDIAVYAQPVTESGRLELLPFLHEQAVSITAHRFGTPNFLSDALI
- a CDS encoding LysR substrate-binding domain-containing protein, with product MLDIRRLRLLHELKVRGTLASVATALNFSPSSVSQQLALLEKEVGVPLLRKTGRRVTLTPQAEILVEHAAGILDAMERAEAGLAESLITVTGTVRLAVFQSAALALMPDALTILGRDYPEVRIEMTQREPETALYETWARDFDLVIAEQYPGHAAPRHPGLDRVQLTTDAIHLAVPAGELGGGEVRSIADTASRAWVMEPRGAASRHWAEQACRQAGFEPDVRYETADLQAQIRLIESGNAVGLMPELVWTGRTPTVRLLDLPGRPRRTIFTSVREAGSQRPAILACREVLERTARLVSSV